In Fusarium verticillioides 7600 chromosome 4, whole genome shotgun sequence, the following proteins share a genomic window:
- a CDS encoding NADPH-ferrihemoprotein reductase, whose translation MADIDIMTNESILDEALLTTESPLIDSTDLIVLLSLLLGAIAYLSNGKLRNIFFPKPITSEETIASKEDSLRSISHICNTTGKNCIIFYGSQTGTAENYAQKLAREASSRFGLDPMVADLEEYDYNDLSELSEQVVLMFVLATYGEGEPTDNAQDFYTYITGGEDGEQPDVDLQNVKYVAFGLGNSTYEHYNAMVRRVSKALDGLGAKNLAGVGEADDAAGTTEEDFLAWKQDMWPKLVQEFGLQERDVAYESTFGVLERDDLDASSPGVFLGEANADHLDASSANRQFSNTNPYIASIIESREVFNSKDRNCIHMEIDLGDSGLSYETGDHVAIWPTNSEEQVTQLLCILGLSEKKDTVISIVSREATAKSPVPTPTTYATALRYYLEIAGPVSREFINVIAAFAPTDSAKTEATKLGGDKVYFNEKIGQKCLSLAQALNMLSGGQTWTKLPFSAIIEGLSKLQPRYYSISSSSLVQPFKVSITAAIESAEIQGRPGVFKGVATNYLLSLKQAQNQESQSQEYQLKGPRENYAGFKVPIHLRKSNFKLPKDSSRPVIMIGPGTGVAPFRGFVQERAALKKQGKNVGKTLLFFGCRRHDEDYLYESEWREHKNTLGENFDIQVAFSRETKQKVYVQHLLKTHAKEVMNMIDDGAIVYVCGDAKHMARDVNSTLISIWAEQRNISVESATEKMKGLRDTARYQEDIW comes from the exons ATGGCtgacatcgacatcatgACCAACGAGTCCATTCTGGACGAAGCTCTTCTTACAACAGAATCTCCGCTCATCGACTCAACAGACCTCATAGTTCTTCTTTCTCTACTACTCGGAGCAATCGCCTATCTCTCGAACGGTAAACTACGAAACATCTTCTTTCCCAAACCAATCACATCAGAAGAAACAATAGCTTCAAAAGAAGACAGTCTTCGAAGCATCTCTCACATCTGCAACACCACCGGCAAAaactgcatcatcttctaCGGCTCTCAAACCGGCACCGCAGAGAACTACGCGCAGAAACTAGCGAGAGAAGCTAGTTCTCGCTTTGGTCTCGATCCCATGGtcgctgatcttgaggagTATGACTACAATGACCTGTCTGAACTGTCAGAGCAGGTTGTTCTGATGTTTGTGCTTGCTACGTATGGGGAGGGTGAGCCTACAGATAACGCTCAGGACTTTTATACCTACATCACTGGCGGTGAAGATGGGGAACAACCGGACGTTGATCTTCAGAACGTCAAGTATGTTGCTTTCGGTCTTGGGAATAGCACTTATGAGCATTACAACGCTATGGTGAGACGTGTTTCGAAAGCGTTGGATGGACTAGGTGCGAAGAatcttgctggtgtcggggaggctgatgatgcagCTGGGACTACTGAAGAAGACTTTCTGGCTTGGAAGCAGGATATGTGGCCGAAGCTTGTTCAAGAGTTTGGTCTCCAGGAGAGAGATGTTGCGTACGAGTCGACATTTGGTGTTCTGGAGagagatgatctggatgCTAGCTCACCTGGTGTTTTCCTTGGTGAAGCAAATGCGGATCATCTTGATGCCAGCTCAGCAAACCGTCAGTTCAGCAACACGAATCCCTACATCGCCAGCATCATCGAGTCTCGCGAGGTATTCAATTCCAAGGATAGGAATTGTATCCACATGGAGATCGATCTTGGTGACTCAGGTCTATCCTATGAGACAGGTGATCACGTCGCTATCTGGCCTACCAACTCCGAAGAACAAGTCACCCAACTTCTCTGCATTCTTGGGttgagtgagaagaaggatacGGTTATTTCTATCGTTAGTCGGGAGGCGACAGCAAAGTCCCCCGTTCCTACACCGACGACATATGCTACTGCGCTGCGATATTACCTTGAGATCGCTGGACCTGTCTCTCGAGAGTTCATCAACGTCATTGCCGCGTTTGCACCTACCGACTCTGCGAAGACGGAAGCgaccaagcttggtggtgacaaGGTGTACTTTAACGAAAAGATCGGCCAGAAATGTCTTTCACTTGCTCAAGCTTTGAATATGCTCAGCGGTGGTCAAACGTGGACTAAGCTGCCCTTCTCAGCTATCATCGAAGGGCTCAGCAAGCTCCAACCCCGATACTactccatctcctcatcatccctcGTCCAGCCCTTCAAAGTTTCCATCACCGCCGCTATTGAATCAGCCGAGATTCAAGGCCGACCTGGTGTCTTCAAGGGCGTTGCTACAAACTaccttctctctctcaagCAGGCCCAGAATCAAGAGTCTCAATCACAAGAGTATCAACTGAAAGGTCCACGGGAGAACTACGCTGGCTTCAAAGTACCCATTCATCTTCGCAAGTCCAACTTCAAACTCCCCAAGGATTCATCTCGACCTGTCATCATGATCGGTCCAGGAACTGGTGTTGCTCCATTCAGAGGTTTCGTGCAGGAGCGAGCtgctttgaagaagcagggtAAGAATGTTGGAAAGACTTTGTTGTTTTTTGGATGTAGACGACACGATGAAGATTACCTCTACGAGTCAGAGTGGCGG GAACATAAAAACACCCTCGGTGAAAACTTCGATATCCAGGTTGCATTCTCCAGAGAAACGAAGCAAAAGGTTTACGTGCAGCACCTCCTCAAAACTCACGCCAAAGAGGTGATGAACATGATTGATGACGGAGCGATTGTCTACGTTTGCGGCGATGCAAAGCATATGGCTAGGGATGTGAACTCGACACTCATCTCAATCTGGGCCGAGCAGCGTAATATCTCCGTTGAGAGCGCAacagagaagatgaagggtCTAAGGGATACTGCGCGATATCAG GAGGATATCTGGTAG